One window from the genome of Elusimicrobiota bacterium encodes:
- a CDS encoding M1 family aminopeptidase, whose translation MELLHELMECRALAAGFADGRFAYPGSTPHYAPDRTFDTRHIRLELSLDFARQSLRGRCTTSLEAIQDGVQSMVFDAVDFKGIRVRSAGKPLRHEYNGRKLTLHWPRSFRAGAVVEVTVEYQLIRPKLGLHFVGPDRHYPKKPVQAWTQGEDEYNRYWFPCHDAPQERATTEVLITVPERFTAVSNGALLRTTYHRAKKTRTFHWRQDVPHPPYLVSLVVGEFTRIEDRWKKVPVLYYCPPGREDDARRAFGQTPKMIEFFSRKLGIPYAYAKYAQVAAIDFIYGGMENTSATTQTALTLHDERAHLDFSSDPLVAHELAHQWFGDLVTCKDWSHAWLNESFATYFEALFKEYDKGTDEFMYELRTNARLYFDEDRDRYRRPLVTRLYKNTNDLFDRHLYEKGSLILHSLRVLLGENGWWRSIHLYLKRHRAQGVETVDLLNAIQEATGKNMRPFFDQWIYRAGHPEYKLRSWWDARSRKAFVRVLQTQAVNHETGLFSMPVTFAFYVQGKETRFTETIDKKEHLFSFALPAAPEIVLFDPDHAILKQVEFVKPESMWILQLMRDPHVLGRMDAAQALAGTGSPAAVQALRQALLNDKFWGVQCGIALALGKIGTAGALEVLLAGLKQITHPKTRRAIFEALGQYPSARVLSEVRAVCESEQSYFAQAEAIRTLGKMRDLSLLGLLKDFLKADSWNDMIRSAAIEAIATLQAPESISILKEYSRCGHHPTTRMTAVRRLGALGKGREDIQAHLLELTKDPYFLVQLTVVRALGTFADERATDALFKFTTGDRDGRLKRAAEESIRKIRKGMEKEFPETELKKR comes from the coding sequence GTGGAACTATTGCATGAATTGATGGAATGCCGGGCATTGGCCGCCGGGTTTGCCGACGGACGTTTTGCCTATCCGGGATCGACTCCTCATTACGCGCCGGATCGCACTTTTGACACGCGCCATATCCGCCTGGAGCTCTCCCTCGATTTTGCGCGTCAGAGCCTGCGCGGTCGCTGCACCACGTCTCTGGAGGCCATTCAGGACGGCGTCCAATCCATGGTTTTTGATGCGGTCGATTTTAAAGGAATCCGAGTCCGCTCCGCCGGCAAGCCGCTTCGCCACGAGTACAACGGCCGCAAACTAACGCTTCATTGGCCGCGCTCTTTCCGGGCCGGCGCGGTCGTCGAGGTGACCGTCGAGTACCAGCTCATCCGGCCGAAACTGGGGCTGCATTTCGTGGGCCCGGACCGCCACTATCCGAAGAAACCCGTTCAGGCCTGGACTCAGGGCGAGGACGAGTACAACCGTTACTGGTTCCCCTGCCACGACGCCCCTCAGGAACGCGCCACAACAGAGGTTCTGATCACGGTGCCGGAACGGTTTACCGCTGTCTCCAATGGAGCGCTCTTGCGCACCACGTATCATCGGGCTAAAAAAACGCGAACGTTTCATTGGAGGCAAGACGTGCCGCATCCCCCGTATCTCGTCTCACTGGTTGTTGGGGAATTCACGCGGATTGAAGACCGGTGGAAAAAGGTCCCGGTCCTTTATTACTGTCCGCCGGGCCGCGAGGACGACGCCCGCCGTGCGTTTGGCCAGACGCCGAAGATGATCGAATTCTTTTCTCGCAAGCTGGGGATTCCGTACGCCTATGCCAAATACGCCCAGGTGGCCGCGATCGACTTCATTTACGGAGGCATGGAAAACACGTCGGCCACCACCCAGACGGCCCTCACGCTTCACGATGAGCGCGCGCATCTCGATTTCTCCAGCGATCCGCTCGTGGCGCATGAACTCGCGCACCAGTGGTTCGGCGACCTGGTCACCTGCAAAGACTGGTCCCACGCCTGGCTGAATGAAAGCTTTGCCACGTATTTTGAGGCGCTCTTTAAGGAGTACGACAAGGGTACTGACGAGTTTATGTATGAACTCCGCACCAATGCACGGCTCTACTTTGATGAAGACCGAGACCGCTACCGCCGGCCCCTGGTGACGCGCCTCTACAAAAACACCAATGATCTCTTCGATCGGCATCTTTATGAAAAAGGATCGCTGATCCTCCACTCGCTTCGCGTCCTGCTCGGCGAGAATGGCTGGTGGCGTTCGATCCATCTCTATCTGAAGCGCCATCGCGCGCAAGGGGTGGAGACGGTGGACCTGCTCAACGCGATTCAGGAAGCCACCGGCAAAAACATGCGGCCGTTTTTTGACCAATGGATTTATCGGGCAGGCCACCCGGAATACAAACTCCGCAGCTGGTGGGACGCCCGGTCGCGCAAAGCCTTTGTCCGCGTGCTCCAGACTCAGGCGGTCAACCATGAAACAGGCCTCTTTTCCATGCCGGTGACATTTGCCTTTTACGTGCAGGGAAAAGAAACGCGCTTCACAGAAACCATCGACAAGAAGGAGCACCTTTTCTCGTTTGCCCTGCCGGCGGCGCCCGAGATCGTCCTGTTCGATCCGGACCACGCGATTCTCAAGCAGGTCGAGTTTGTGAAGCCGGAATCCATGTGGATTTTGCAGTTGATGCGGGATCCCCATGTGCTGGGACGGATGGACGCGGCCCAGGCTCTGGCCGGGACCGGCAGCCCTGCGGCGGTTCAGGCCTTGCGCCAGGCTCTGCTGAACGACAAATTCTGGGGGGTTCAGTGCGGAATTGCGCTGGCCTTGGGTAAAATCGGGACCGCTGGCGCCCTGGAAGTGCTTTTGGCCGGCTTGAAGCAAATCACCCATCCGAAAACCCGCCGCGCCATTTTTGAGGCACTGGGCCAGTATCCGTCCGCGCGCGTACTCTCCGAGGTGCGGGCCGTCTGTGAATCGGAACAAAGTTACTTTGCGCAGGCCGAGGCCATCCGGACCCTGGGAAAGATGCGCGACCTGTCCCTGCTTGGTCTCCTGAAGGACTTTTTAAAAGCGGATTCCTGGAACGATATGATCCGATCAGCGGCGATTGAAGCCATCGCCACGCTGCAGGCCCCGGAATCCATTTCGATTCTGAAAGAATACAGCCGTTGCGGGCACCATCCCACAACGCGCATGACCGCGGTCCGCCGCCTGGGCGCTCTTGGGAAAGGGCGGGAAGACATCCAGGCGCATCTGCTGGAGTTGACGAAAGATCCCTATTTTCTGGTGCAGTTGACAGTCGTTCGTGCGCTCGGCACGTTTGCGGATGAGCGGGCCACGGATGCCTTGTTCAAATTCACAACTGGGGATCGAGATGGGCGGCTCAAACGCGCCGCCGAAGAATCGATCCGCAAGATCCGCAAAGGCATGGAGAAGGAATTCCCTGAGACGGAACTAAAAAAACGTTGA
- a CDS encoding peptide chain release factor-like protein, giving the protein MSISPNKEQSLREKMKSLGIFEHDIEESFVRSSGAGGQHVNKTSSCVQLLHRPTGLQVKCQEDRSQAINRFRARRLLVEKIESQVLGRKTAEQQAREKIRRQKRRRSRRAKEKMLANKHHRSQILENRRIPD; this is encoded by the coding sequence ATGTCAATTTCACCCAATAAAGAACAATCCCTTCGCGAAAAGATGAAATCCCTCGGTATCTTTGAGCACGATATCGAGGAATCGTTTGTCCGTTCTTCCGGTGCCGGCGGACAGCACGTGAACAAAACATCCAGCTGCGTACAACTCCTTCACCGGCCCACCGGGCTTCAGGTCAAGTGCCAGGAAGACCGGTCGCAGGCGATCAACCGGTTCCGGGCGCGGAGGCTGCTGGTTGAAAAAATTGAATCCCAGGTGCTCGGGCGAAAAACCGCGGAACAGCAGGCACGAGAAAAAATTCGTCGGCAAAAGCGGCGCCGGTCGCGCCGGGCCAAAGAAAAAATGCTCGCCAATAAACATCATCGATCTCAAATTCTGGAGAACCGAAGGATTCCCGATTAG
- a CDS encoding tetratricopeptide repeat protein translates to MTARSWFVGTVLFAAIRLPAAPNPALLPGMSEASQPAASSCRTTFETARKQLLQNPENENTWEEFRVCMSELKRWNDAEAVSRAAIQKGTRQSGPHVVLGVASLHMKEYAKAADAFNEAIRLKPDDSAAYYYLGMAHLFLRQPGQAAQAARRAVELDPSNANHQSQLAYAYLLLDERGRCEQAAQKAVQLDPNNVAAYKVLGNLYAKEGRPSESDKAFEQAIHANGRAAIAHPVVTRKAAAPPAAAAPPPPPEETSSPEELCQTQWSSMKTAVIRGDTARALTYYSDYLDTREQYQESFEQMGPRARDVFAGMGELYNCQTVLGSVTCKMMISSPRSGTHETTVRFERNPDKIWRIRSF, encoded by the coding sequence ATGACCGCCAGATCCTGGTTCGTCGGCACCGTCCTTTTCGCAGCGATCCGTTTGCCGGCGGCTCCTAACCCCGCGCTGTTGCCCGGCATGAGTGAAGCCTCTCAACCCGCGGCCTCTTCCTGCCGGACAACATTCGAAACAGCCAGGAAACAGCTTCTTCAAAATCCGGAAAATGAAAATACATGGGAGGAGTTCCGCGTCTGCATGTCTGAATTGAAGCGCTGGAATGACGCCGAAGCCGTCAGCCGGGCCGCCATCCAAAAAGGCACGCGGCAATCCGGGCCGCATGTGGTGCTCGGGGTGGCTTCCCTGCATATGAAAGAATACGCAAAAGCAGCCGACGCCTTCAACGAAGCCATCCGTCTCAAGCCGGACGATTCCGCCGCTTACTATTATCTCGGCATGGCACACCTTTTCTTAAGACAACCGGGACAGGCGGCCCAGGCGGCCCGGCGAGCGGTGGAACTGGATCCGTCCAATGCCAATCACCAGAGCCAGCTCGCGTACGCGTACCTCCTGCTGGATGAACGGGGCCGGTGCGAACAGGCCGCCCAAAAAGCCGTTCAACTCGACCCGAATAATGTCGCCGCCTATAAGGTGCTGGGAAACCTTTATGCCAAAGAAGGCCGCCCCTCGGAATCGGACAAAGCCTTTGAACAGGCCATCCACGCCAATGGGCGCGCGGCTATCGCCCATCCCGTTGTCACTCGGAAAGCCGCGGCTCCTCCGGCGGCCGCGGCGCCTCCGCCGCCTCCGGAAGAAACGTCCTCTCCTGAAGAACTCTGCCAAACACAATGGTCCAGCATGAAAACCGCTGTGATCCGGGGGGACACCGCGCGGGCCCTCACGTATTATTCGGATTACCTCGACACGCGCGAGCAGTACCAGGAATCGTTTGAACAAATGGGGCCGCGCGCGAGAGACGTTTTTGCCGGCATGGGAGAGCTTTACAACTGTCAGACGGTCCTGGGCAGCGTCACCTGCAAGATGATGATTTCCAGCCCACGCTCGGGAACGCATGAAACAACGGTTCGTTTCGAGCGCAATCCGGATAAAATCTGGCGCATCCGCTCCTTTTAG
- a CDS encoding secretin N-terminal domain-containing protein, translating into MSQYETGDRLMSKRRWVVGVGIVGIFGCLVTPPVHAFKFSKIFSFWRTTSKQRVNRAALPGQKVRIFRLAKAQSSDLVELLEHYLDGIHSQGSILSDSNANALVVTDGPDNLQRIEALIKAMDCPFDNPDKRARQMLASQKMLKAIRDLKPIEAAPLGASSSAVSFGGGTVSGPYVAYPKGISLQKEEERPVRRLLDEPPPLLAFYVVGWVRDEKGYIIVLRNNGQRFVFRGGRVLYGGLGNKDSVPNLSGEVLGGRLILREGTQRFVTLKMIPTHDRNGDIR; encoded by the coding sequence ATGAGTCAGTATGAAACCGGGGATCGTTTGATGTCGAAGCGTCGTTGGGTGGTTGGAGTCGGGATCGTTGGGATCTTCGGATGCCTGGTGACGCCGCCGGTCCATGCCTTCAAATTCTCGAAAATCTTTTCCTTTTGGCGTACGACCTCCAAACAACGCGTCAACCGGGCGGCTCTCCCGGGGCAAAAAGTCCGCATTTTCCGATTGGCCAAAGCGCAATCGTCCGATTTGGTTGAACTGCTTGAACATTATCTGGATGGCATTCACAGCCAGGGATCCATTCTCAGCGATTCCAACGCCAACGCACTCGTGGTGACGGATGGGCCGGACAATCTCCAGCGGATCGAGGCCTTGATCAAAGCCATGGATTGTCCATTTGATAATCCGGATAAACGGGCGCGCCAGATGCTGGCTTCCCAGAAGATGCTGAAAGCCATTCGTGATTTGAAACCGATCGAAGCCGCTCCTCTCGGGGCGTCCTCCTCGGCGGTCTCCTTCGGAGGAGGAACCGTTTCGGGACCCTACGTGGCCTATCCGAAAGGGATCTCCCTTCAGAAAGAAGAAGAAAGACCGGTGCGCCGGCTTCTGGATGAACCGCCTCCCCTGTTGGCTTTTTACGTGGTCGGATGGGTCCGGGATGAAAAAGGATATATCATCGTGCTGCGCAATAATGGCCAGCGGTTCGTGTTTCGCGGAGGGCGTGTGCTCTATGGGGGATTGGGGAATAAGGATTCGGTTCCCAATCTGTCGGGCGAGGTGCTCGGCGGCCGATTGATTCTTCGTGAAGGGACACAACGTTTTGTCACCCTGAAGATGATCCCGACGCATGATCGGAACGGAGACATTCGATGA
- a CDS encoding prepilin-type N-terminal cleavage/methylation domain-containing protein: MKRGWAQGYTLIELMIIVAIVGVLASILVRVIPYAQYRAHDKARLYHLSSLRHVIELYRADMGAYPAAPAGPGSFYTLFTENDGFAATVIPNQITSTNYIPGIVPTYYEALPVDPSPGASTLAGCSSLGYKRTWAYFSNGDHYKLVLNCAPEAGFVNPDDSFADPASCLMGECTAWAVSDAMDYTTFTLGWQ; this comes from the coding sequence ATGAAACGGGGCTGGGCTCAAGGATACACGTTGATCGAACTGATGATCATCGTTGCCATTGTGGGGGTGTTAGCCTCTATCCTGGTTCGCGTGATCCCGTACGCGCAATATCGCGCCCACGACAAGGCGCGCTTGTACCATCTGTCGTCGCTTCGGCATGTGATCGAACTTTATCGTGCCGACATGGGTGCTTATCCGGCCGCTCCGGCAGGGCCAGGCTCCTTCTATACGCTTTTCACCGAAAATGACGGGTTTGCCGCGACGGTAATCCCCAATCAAATCACCTCGACGAACTACATCCCTGGAATTGTGCCGACGTATTATGAGGCTCTTCCCGTTGACCCCTCCCCGGGGGCTTCAACGCTGGCGGGCTGCAGCAGTTTAGGGTACAAACGGACGTGGGCCTATTTTTCAAACGGGGATCACTACAAGTTGGTTTTGAACTGCGCTCCCGAAGCGGGTTTTGTCAATCCAGACGACTCTTTCGCCGACCCGGCGAGCTGTCTGATGGGGGAGTGCACCGCCTGGGCTGTCTCCGACGCGATGGATTACACGACGTTCACTCTCGGCTGGCAATAA